GCCGCTGCCTGAACGTACTTGTAAATCTGATCATAATCCTTCGCACTTGCCAACGCAGCAATCGACTCAGCGACTGTATCGTCTGCAGCCTTTTCCGCTGCTTTTTGTGCTTCCTTATCCTGCATCATTCCACGTCCGGAAAGTGCAACTACCCCCACAACAAGACAACAACATGCCGCTGCTGCCACAATTCCATAAACTGGTGTCCGTTTTTTCTTTTTCTGTGCCAGTTTCTTTTCAATATTCTCAGGTTTTAAAGAATCAGGCACTTCCATCCCCTCTGCTGACTGCACAATCTTGTCTTTTATTTCCTCTTCTGTAAAATGTCTGTCTCTTTTATTTTCCATCCTTATACCTCCACTTCCTGAAGAACCACTCGCATCTTCTCCAGAGCTCTCTTTTTTCTGGAACGAACCGTAACCGGATTCATATCCAGCATCTGACCGATCTCATCACTTTGATATCCTCCAAATACTGAAAATGAAACAATCAGACGTTCTTCATCATCCAGTTTCCAGAATGCACTCTTTACATCCTGTGAGACAGCATAGTCTGACTCTTTTGATGGATAAGTCTCATCCAACTCATGTGTCTGGGCTCTCTTTCGAAACTGGTTCTTACAATGATTGCTCAATATGGTAAAGATCCAGCTTCTGAAAGACTCCTCCTTTTTGAGACTGGATATCTTTTCATAAGCTGTCACCACAGTATCACTGACTGCATCCTCCGCCTCCTGCGGATGCTTCAGAGTATAGAGTGCAAATTTATAAAGTTCCACATAGATTCTGGAATACAACTCCGAAAACGCTTTGACGTCCCCGCGCTTTGCACGTCGTATCAGAACTGCTTCCGCACTTTTTTGATAATCGTACATCCGCATCCCCTCTCTTTCTTTTTTGTTTGTGTTACTGTTCACAATAACTCTTTTGTCACACATAAGAGTCTTTCAAGTGAAGTTTTGTTGCATGGAAAATAAAAAATCAGGGAGATTTTTTGTTTCTCCCTGATTTTTTCATCTGTTTAATCTCTAACCTCTATAGTAATTGATCAGACAGCCCTTCAAAATAATCTCTCTTTCGGCATCTGTCAGATCACCCAGACGGAACTCTACTTCTTTCAGTTCATCTCCTACAACATAGGCCTTGATCACATCTGCCTTTTCTTCTACTGCGTTTCTCACATCCGGAATGAAGATATAGTCATCATTCTTAAATGGAAGTGCTTTGTCATCCGCATCTGTCAGAAGCGGCAGCATTCCCCAGTTGATCAGGTTTGAACGATAACGTTTTGTAGCATACTCGTTGGCAATGTTTGCCCATCCGCCCAGTACTTTCTGGCAGGATGCAGCCTGTTCACGTGCAGAACCGTCTCCCGGTTTCACTGCAAAGATCGTACTTCCGACTCCTACATTTCCTTCTCCGACCTGTGGGAATTTCTCCTGAACCTTCGCCATGACCGGTTTTAATTCTTCCAGCACCTCAAGCGGACATTTTCCTGCTTCGATCGCCTTCTGTGCTGCCTGTACTTCTTTGGCGCGTCCTACATATGCAGGATCTTTTCTGGAAAGTGCAAATTCTGCCAGTCCCAGCGGATTCGAACGATAAGAAGAAGTCTCACCGGACGGAATCAGTTCATCTGTTGTCGTAACAGGATCGTGGATCTCAGATACAACCTTAAGAACCAGATTCTGTGGAAGTGCTGACATTTCCGGCCAGTCTTTGATATTCGGACCAAACTTGATCTCTACACTTGGATCTGCCACGCCCTTGCTGTCAAATACACGATTTGCATAAATGTTCTGATCAAAGTGATATTTCTGTCCCTTGTACTCGACATCCATTGCTGTCGCCGGTGTCAGGAATCCTTTGTTTGCCGCTGTTGCCGCAATCGAACGGGCATCCATCAATGCAACAGAAGAAATCTGACCGTTCTGCAGCTTGGAACCTTCTCTGTTCGGGAAGTTTCTTGTTGTATGACGGATTGAGAACGCATTGTTTGCAGGCGTATCTCCGGCACCAAAGCATGGTCCGCAGAATGCAGTCTTCACAACGGTTCCTGCCTCCATCAGATCTGCGATCGCTCCATTTTTCACAAGTTCCATATAAATCGGTGTACTTGCCGGATACACGCTGAATGTAAATTCATCCGCACCGATATTTCTTCCTTTGATGATGTCCGCTGCCGCACAGATGTTTTCAAATCCACCGCCTGCACAACCGGCAATAATTCCCTGATCTACATACAGTTTTCCATTCACGATCTTGCTCTGGAGAGAGTAATCTACTGCTCCATCCAGACTGATCAGCGCTTTCTTCTCAACTTCGTGAAGAATGTCTGCCAGGTTTGCATTTACTTCATCGATCGTATAGACATTGCTCGGATGGAACGGCATCGCGATCATTGGTTTGATCTCACTCATATTGACATAAACCATTCCATCATAGTAAGTCACTGCTCCTGGATTCAGTTCTTTGTATCCTTCGCTTCTTCCGTGGATCTCATAGAATTCCTGAATCTTCTCATCTGTTTTCCAGATAGAAGACAGACAAGTTGTCTCTGTTGTCATAACATCGATTCCGATTCGGTAATCTGCGCTCAGTTTTGAGACTCCAGGTCCGACAAACTCCATGACTTTATTGTTCACATATCCATTTGCAAATGTAGCTCCGATAATCGCCAGAGCAACATCCTGAGGTCCGACTCCTTTTGCCGGCTCTCCATCCAGATAGATTCCGATCACTTCTGGTTTCTTGATGTCATATGTCTTATTCAAAAGCTGTTTTACAAGCTCCGGTCCGCCTTCTCCCATTGCCATGGTTCCCAATGCTCCGTAGCGGGTATGGCTGTCAGAACCAAGGATCATCTTGCCGCACTCTGCAAGAACCTCTCTTGCAAACTGATGGATGACTGCCTGATGAGGCGGAACATACACACCACCGTACTTTTTCGCACAGGTAAGCCCAAACATATGGTCATCCTCATTGATCGTTCCACCAACTGCACAGAGACTGTTATGACAGTTTGTCAAAACATACGGTACCGGAAATTTTTCCAGTCCGGAAGCTCTTGCCGTCTGAATAATTCCCACAAACGTAATATCGTGGGATGTCAATTTATCAAATTTAATCTGCAGGCGTTCCATATTGCCTGAAGTATTATGACTGTCCAGGATTCCATAGGCAATCGTATTCTTTGCAGCCTCTTCTTTCGAGACAGGAAGTGACACATTTCCCGTATCTTCCAGGATTTCTGTGCCGTTTAACAAGTACACACCGTTATCATATAATTTAATCATGGTAACCTCCTTTGTCTTTCCAATAATTTCACTAACTGTTTATCATTTTAGCATGTTAAAGAGGGAATTGCAAAAAAATTCTGCGGGATTATCTTGTCTCCCGCAGAATTTTTACAACTTCCAGTCTGGTCTCCCCGACCGTGATCACATCTTCTTTCTGGATCACAATTGGCTTATGAATCTGTTTTCCATTCAAATATGTATGGTTTTTTGAACCTTCATCTCTCAAGTACAGCTTATCCCCACTTCGGATGATCGCGCAGTGTACCTTTGATACTCTTAAATCTTCCGGCAGGGACAAAAACTTGTCATACTCTGACGATGCACTGACCCTTCCGATTCCCAGCGAATCATAAAAAATAAAACTATACTGATCCTGCTGATCCACATCTTCCAGAATGATCTTCCAGCGTCTCTTCGCCGGGGCAGAAGATGTACGGCGTTCTGCCTGTTCTCTCACCGGACGACATCTCGGTTCTGGTTCATAATCATCCTCTTCCTCATCATCATCTTCTTCGTCATCATAGTCATCATCATAGTCATCATCATAATCATCTTCAGAATGATATCTCCGTTCAAACTGATTATAATCTTTTTTCTCTTTTAATAATTTTGAAATCGTAAAGAAGATTACTGCTATGATCGCTGCGATCAATATTCCGATAATTACCCAATACAACATAATTCCTATCAACTCCTCTGAAGGTATCTTACTATACTTTCAGAATGAGGGCAAGCGAAAGACGAAGAAAATTTATCTTGTTCGATCCACTCTACTGCGCAAAAGGAACCCACGGACAGCGTTTTGCAATTTCCTGATTATATGCTTCCAGATTTTTCATCTGTTCTGCAATATGAGGCACATTCATCCGTTCCACAAGAACCTGAATTGTCTCTTTTCCTTCCTCAGCCAGTTCTTTACGTCTTTCTTCCGTAGGAATTGACGGTGTACTCATGTGGTCTTTCGGATCTCCAAAATAATATCCGATCGAACCACTTTGATATGCCAATGCGAATACATCATCAAACTCCGCACAGCTCTGCTTCTCCTGATGCTCATATTTTGTAGTCAGCGGTACATCTTCCAATCTGCCCAGCATATCATAAGCGCCCACCGTAATTGCATGGAATGTATCTGCAGATTTAAAAACATCCTGTCCATTTCTCATCAGCTGCATGATCATATCCATATACAAAATCGGAGTTCCTGTTTTATCCATAAAATCTCTTACCATCGGACTCACTGTCATATGTGCCGGACCATGTGCACTGATATAAATCTGTCTTTTAAATCCCTGGCGTAAAAGACTTTCCGCAATTCCTGTCAGATAACGAATTCCTTCCTGAATGCTGACCTGAACCGTTCCTCTTCCACTTGCAGTCGCTCCTGCATAAAAATATGGAAGGCCAGTTAATACAAGTCCGTCACATGCCTCCGCCATTTTAAGTGCAAACGCTTCACTGACTACGGTTTCCGAATCCAGAGGAAATCCCCCGTGCATTTCCACAGTTCCGACCGGAACGATCACAATATCATTTCGTGTAAGATATTCTTCCACTTCATCATTCAACATCTTTGGTATAATTCTTGTTCTCATTTTTCACCTTTCCTCTTATAACTGAAATATCTTTTTGGCATTCTCAAAACAAATTTTCCGGTAGGCCTGTGCAGATAATTTTCCTTCCTGATACTGTCTGTCCAGCCATTCTCCCAATGGAAATACCATATCCGTATTTACCATATCTGTACCGAACATCAGACGATCCTGAAATTCCTCCAAAAATTGTAAACCAAACTTTTCATCTCTCATAATAGCACATCCACCACTGTTTGCAGACAGATCTGCGTATAAGTTTTTATAATTTCTCATAAGACAGACCAATCTGCCGCCTTCCCTGACAGGACCTCTGCCCCATTCCATTCGAGATTTCAGATCCGGCTTCGCATCCTGACTGATTTCATGCCAGAACGGCTGACTGTGCCCTATGAATTTTAATCCGGGATATTTTTCTAAAGCTTCTTCCAACATCGGCAGTCCCGGTTCATCGACAATGCCATATTCATATCCCTCCTGCGGACTCATATGAAACAGGATTGGCATTCCCAGTTTTTCCGCCGCCTGAAATACAGCCTGAACAAAAGGATGGTTTATTTTTCTACAGATCATAAACTCACCAATTCCTACAGCTCCCTGCCTTTGATATTCCCTGAGCCTCTCTTCAATGGTTTCTTCACAATTTTCATCCAGATTACACATCCATACATATTTTTCAGGAAATCTTCTGGCCAGTTCTCTGCATTTCTGGTTTCCGGAGACAGAAGCCATTGCTCCTTCTGTCTCTCCGGATGACATAACAACCGCTTTTTCAATCTGAAGCTCTTCCAGATGAGCAAGCATTTCTTCGCCTGTTGATATCTTGAATTTTTCTGTTCCCAGAACCGGATCTAGCGCTGCATGTAAATGAATATCTATTTTTTTCATAGCATACTCAGCCTCATTTTCTGTACTTTATTTTGCCTTTAATTCTGCATACATCTGTTCTGTAGTCTCTTTATTCAAATTAAAGATCAGCCCTACTCCAATCAACTCTAAAGCGCAAGTTACCACTGGAATGATATTGACCAGGAAATAAATTCCATTCACTGCTTCCGCTGTCTGCACGACATTAGAACCGGAAACAAATCCGATTGCTGCCAATCCGAAAGAAACTCCTGTAGAGGCAATGGTCGAACCTATTTTTCTACTAAATGTATATAAAGAATACATAGAACCATCGCTTCTTTCATTAAATTTCCATTCGCTGTAATCCAGACAGTCTGTAACAAGCGCCCAGATCAACATTGTAAATACTGTCTGTCCGATCGTTCCCAATACAACCAATGCCGAATACACATATACATTTTTAATTTCCATGACAACCGGGATGACACTAAAGATTGTACTGGAAACAATGGCTGCCATTAAAGTTGCTTTTTTTCCAAACTTTGCTACCAATTTCGGAACCAATGGGAAACAGATCACCAAAATCGGGATTGTCGCAAGACTGATAATAGACATTACATCTGTTCTTGCATAGTACTCTTTAAAAATGTAGCTTCTTACCTGGTTTGATCCAGTGATAAAGAGCATACTTCCTAATGTTGCCACCATAACTCCGATCAATGGTCTGTTGTGTACGGTTGCTTTTAATACTTTTCCATAATTAAATTTCTCTGCTTTTTCAGAATTCTGTCGAATACGCTCCTGTGTAAAATTCAGCAGAACAAAATAGCTGATAATACTTAAAACACCGAAGATTACCGCGATTAGTGTAAAACGTTCCGGAAGAATATTGCTCTGCTTGTCAAAGCAGACAACAGGAACGATGGAAAGTCCTACGATTCCTACGATCGTTCCACCGATACTTCTTGCTCTGGAAAGCTTACTTCTCTGGATCGGATCATCACTTACAACGCTGGCCATCGCACCAAATGGCATGGAAGTTCCTGTGTAGCTCATTCCATACAGAACATATGCAAATGCTACATAAGCATGAAGTGCAATCCCTTCCAATGGAACATTAAAAAAGCAAAGCACACCAGATAATGCCAGTGGAAGCATAAAAATCTTAATCCATGGTTTGAATTTATCTCCGGACTTTCCAATCATCCAACGATCTGGGAAAGATCCCATAATCGGATCATTGATCGCATCCCATAATCTGGCCACTAAAAATAACGTTCCCATCCATCCTGCGCTGATTCCCAATACATTGGTACAAAAAATCAGAAAATATGCATCTACAAATAAATTTACAAAGCTGCCCGCCATGTCTCCAAATACATACCCGATTTCATCCTTCACCCCGAACGGGCGAATTTGTTTTTTGTTCATCCTGCTTGTCCTCTTTTCTTTTTCTTTTCAATTCACGTGATTTGTGTTATCCTAATTATAAGTTATAATAATTGCAATTTATATTGCAAATTCATCAAATTACATTGCAAATCTAACATTTAATTTTATCGTTTTATATTATTTGCACAAAAACATGAGAGGATTTTTATGAAACTTCACGAAGCTAAATTATTATTAAATGACCCCACATTTTCCATCGATTCCATTACTTATCAGGAATTAGAAATGGACAGCGACTATGTGGATGTACATGAAGATATCAGTTACTCGAAAGACAATGTAGATTTACACAGCCATACTTTTTTTGAAATTTTATTTTGTCAAAGTGGTTCTTTACAATATATGGTCGGCAATACCCGTTATCAGCTGGTTAAAAATTCCATTGTATGCATTCCTCCCGGTGTCAGCCACTGTCCGCTTTATCTGGAACAGCTTTCAGAACCTTACCGCAGAACTGTGATGTGGATCAGCAATAAAATCTATCATCAATATATGAACCTTTTGAACAATGATCCAATCGAAAAATCGTCCTGTTTGCTACCGCAAAATGTATTCCTTCTATCCGGAAATATTCTATATCAGGTAGAAGAA
This window of the Mediterraneibacter gnavus ATCC 29149 genome carries:
- a CDS encoding MFS transporter, producing MNKKQIRPFGVKDEIGYVFGDMAGSFVNLFVDAYFLIFCTNVLGISAGWMGTLFLVARLWDAINDPIMGSFPDRWMIGKSGDKFKPWIKIFMLPLALSGVLCFFNVPLEGIALHAYVAFAYVLYGMSYTGTSMPFGAMASVVSDDPIQRSKLSRARSIGGTIVGIVGLSIVPVVCFDKQSNILPERFTLIAVIFGVLSIISYFVLLNFTQERIRQNSEKAEKFNYGKVLKATVHNRPLIGVMVATLGSMLFITGSNQVRSYIFKEYYARTDVMSIISLATIPILVICFPLVPKLVAKFGKKATLMAAIVSSTIFSVIPVVMEIKNVYVYSALVVLGTIGQTVFTMLIWALVTDCLDYSEWKFNERSDGSMYSLYTFSRKIGSTIASTGVSFGLAAIGFVSGSNVVQTAEAVNGIYFLVNIIPVVTCALELIGVGLIFNLNKETTEQMYAELKAK
- a CDS encoding FHA domain-containing protein, whose translation is MLYWVIIGILIAAIIAVIFFTISKLLKEKKDYNQFERRYHSEDDYDDDYDDDYDDEEDDDEEEDDYEPEPRCRPVREQAERRTSSAPAKRRWKIILEDVDQQDQYSFIFYDSLGIGRVSASSEYDKFLSLPEDLRVSKVHCAIIRSGDKLYLRDEGSKNHTYLNGKQIHKPIVIQKEDVITVGETRLEVVKILRETR
- a CDS encoding hydratase is translated as MIKLYDNGVYLLNGTEILEDTGNVSLPVSKEEAAKNTIAYGILDSHNTSGNMERLQIKFDKLTSHDITFVGIIQTARASGLEKFPVPYVLTNCHNSLCAVGGTINEDDHMFGLTCAKKYGGVYVPPHQAVIHQFAREVLAECGKMILGSDSHTRYGALGTMAMGEGGPELVKQLLNKTYDIKKPEVIGIYLDGEPAKGVGPQDVALAIIGATFANGYVNNKVMEFVGPGVSKLSADYRIGIDVMTTETTCLSSIWKTDEKIQEFYEIHGRSEGYKELNPGAVTYYDGMVYVNMSEIKPMIAMPFHPSNVYTIDEVNANLADILHEVEKKALISLDGAVDYSLQSKIVNGKLYVDQGIIAGCAGGGFENICAAADIIKGRNIGADEFTFSVYPASTPIYMELVKNGAIADLMEAGTVVKTAFCGPCFGAGDTPANNAFSIRHTTRNFPNREGSKLQNGQISSVALMDARSIAATAANKGFLTPATAMDVEYKGQKYHFDQNIYANRVFDSKGVADPSVEIKFGPNIKDWPEMSALPQNLVLKVVSEIHDPVTTTDELIPSGETSSYRSNPLGLAEFALSRKDPAYVGRAKEVQAAQKAIEAGKCPLEVLEELKPVMAKVQEKFPQVGEGNVGVGSTIFAVKPGDGSAREQAASCQKVLGGWANIANEYATKRYRSNLINWGMLPLLTDADDKALPFKNDDYIFIPDVRNAVEEKADVIKAYVVGDELKEVEFRLGDLTDAEREIILKGCLINYYRG
- a CDS encoding RNA polymerase sigma factor — protein: MYDYQKSAEAVLIRRAKRGDVKAFSELYSRIYVELYKFALYTLKHPQEAEDAVSDTVVTAYEKISSLKKEESFRSWIFTILSNHCKNQFRKRAQTHELDETYPSKESDYAVSQDVKSAFWKLDDEERLIVSFSVFGGYQSDEIGQMLDMNPVTVRSRKKRALEKMRVVLQEVEV
- a CDS encoding amidohydrolase family protein — translated: MKKIDIHLHAALDPVLGTEKFKISTGEEMLAHLEELQIEKAVVMSSGETEGAMASVSGNQKCRELARRFPEKYVWMCNLDENCEETIEERLREYQRQGAVGIGEFMICRKINHPFVQAVFQAAEKLGMPILFHMSPQEGYEYGIVDEPGLPMLEEALEKYPGLKFIGHSQPFWHEISQDAKPDLKSRMEWGRGPVREGGRLVCLMRNYKNLYADLSANSGGCAIMRDEKFGLQFLEEFQDRLMFGTDMVNTDMVFPLGEWLDRQYQEGKLSAQAYRKICFENAKKIFQL
- a CDS encoding creatininase family protein; amino-acid sequence: MRTRIIPKMLNDEVEEYLTRNDIVIVPVGTVEMHGGFPLDSETVVSEAFALKMAEACDGLVLTGLPYFYAGATASGRGTVQVSIQEGIRYLTGIAESLLRQGFKRQIYISAHGPAHMTVSPMVRDFMDKTGTPILYMDMIMQLMRNGQDVFKSADTFHAITVGAYDMLGRLEDVPLTTKYEHQEKQSCAEFDDVFALAYQSGSIGYYFGDPKDHMSTPSIPTEERRKELAEEGKETIQVLVERMNVPHIAEQMKNLEAYNQEIAKRCPWVPFAQ